A window of Cryptomeria japonica chromosome 3, Sugi_1.0, whole genome shotgun sequence contains these coding sequences:
- the LOC131061564 gene encoding LOB domain-containing protein 1-like, giving the protein MSQIVYPCAACKIQRRKCGEKCILAPYFPPNDPQKYLVVHKLFGTKSILRILQGIPVEKRADAVISMVYEANARRDDPIYGCAGAVCRLQRQIFQLHLQLATIKAELLNSQANLVSLETGFCNGGDAESSVIHNKDDLLFLQDGEKPIRKWY; this is encoded by the exons ATGTCTCAGATTGTTTATCCCTGTGCAGCTTGCAAGATTCAACGAAGAAAATGTGGAGAAAAATGCATTCTTGCTCCTTATTTTCCACCAAACGATCCTCAAAAATATTTAGTAGTGCACAAATTATTCGGAACAAAAAGCATTCTCAGAATCCTTCAG GGCATTCCGGTCGAGAAGAGAGCAGATGCTGTAATAAGCATGGTGTATGAAGCAAATGCTAGAAGAGATGATCCAATCTACGGTTGCGCTGGTGCAGTTTGTCGACTGCAGAGGCAAATATTTCAACTTCACTTACAACTGGCAACCATTAAAGCAGAGCTCCTCAATTCACAGGCTAATCTTGTGTCTCTTGAGACCGGATTTTGTAATGGCGGTGACGCTGAATCGAGTGTTATCCACAATAAGGACGACTTACTTTTTTTGCAAGATGGTGAGAAGCCGATCAGAAAATGGTATTAG